A genome region from Rubinisphaera margarita includes the following:
- a CDS encoding Hpt domain-containing protein → MLTDSQVTSKIADSASLQSTPVRSLYAADEDFQELLEYFVGALPERRMQLLANLEEGDVAMLKGIAHQLKGAGGGYGYPGLTDVAHRLETICKAGHTREVPAAVQSLIDYMERICL, encoded by the coding sequence ATGCTGACTGATTCTCAAGTAACGTCGAAGATCGCCGATTCCGCCAGCTTGCAGTCTACGCCTGTACGGTCACTGTACGCCGCAGACGAAGACTTTCAGGAACTGCTCGAATACTTCGTTGGCGCACTTCCGGAACGACGGATGCAACTGCTGGCAAACCTTGAAGAAGGAGATGTTGCCATGCTCAAAGGCATCGCTCATCAACTCAAAGGAGCCGGAGGGGGCTATGGCTATCCCGGTCTCACCGACGTCGCCCATCGCCTCGAAACGATCTGCAAGGCGGGACACACACGGGAAGTCCCGGCAGCCGTGCAAAGTTTGATCGACTATATGGAACGGATCTGCCTGTAA
- a CDS encoding sulfatase-like hydrolase/transferase → MRLLAFTLTVLTLVPFASSLAADRPNIVWITSEDNGIELGCYGDDYATTPNIDAFAKMGMRYSTCWSNAPVCAPARTTIISGMYPPSMGAQHMRSHLNMPQALKMFPQYLREAGYYCTNNSKEDYNLEKPGEVWDESSRNAHWKKREGDQPFFAVFNHTISHESQLRKRPHSAIHDPAGVTVPKYHPDTPEVRQDWAQYYDKLTEMDEKVGNNIKELKDGNLLEDTIIFYYGDHGSGMPRHKRWPYDSGLHVPMIVYFPKKYEHLAPEEYSANGVSERLVSFVDLAPTVLSICGIEPPKMLQGSAFAGKFATEDPDYIYGFRGRMDERIDLVRSVRNERFVYLRQFQPHRPYGQFVHYMFQTPTTRVWYQMHLDGKLTPEQDHFWQTKPVEELYDVENDPDEVNNLAGDPEYRDTLKKMRNALFSHMNSTQDLGIIPEAELHARVPEGSPYDAQRNGQLLDNYGEVLFAAAAASQAPVESATKETIQMAFSHPENTVRYWACQWALINKEDGVSRSRDQLLRRLDDESSSVRVAAAEALGQYGRKEDLQKSLDVLVKAANLEESDVYTAIAALNALDNLDDKASSVRDQIADLPAKVKKMPPRTDSYVPRLLQKTLADLDGEPLP, encoded by the coding sequence ATGCGACTTCTCGCCTTCACTCTTACAGTGCTCACCCTGGTTCCGTTCGCATCCTCGCTGGCTGCTGATCGTCCGAATATCGTGTGGATCACCAGTGAAGACAACGGCATCGAGCTCGGCTGCTATGGCGACGATTATGCCACGACACCGAACATCGACGCGTTTGCAAAGATGGGAATGCGGTATTCCACCTGCTGGTCGAATGCCCCGGTTTGTGCCCCGGCCCGGACGACCATTATCTCCGGCATGTACCCTCCCAGCATGGGAGCGCAGCATATGCGGTCGCATCTGAACATGCCTCAGGCGTTGAAGATGTTCCCTCAGTATCTGCGCGAAGCCGGCTACTACTGCACGAATAACAGCAAAGAGGACTATAACCTCGAGAAGCCGGGCGAAGTCTGGGACGAGAGCAGCCGCAATGCGCACTGGAAGAAGCGGGAAGGTGACCAGCCGTTCTTCGCCGTCTTCAATCATACGATCAGTCACGAAAGCCAGCTGCGGAAACGACCGCATTCGGCCATTCACGATCCGGCCGGCGTCACGGTTCCGAAGTATCACCCCGATACACCCGAAGTGCGACAGGACTGGGCTCAGTATTACGACAAGCTGACCGAGATGGATGAGAAGGTCGGAAACAACATCAAGGAACTGAAAGACGGCAACCTGCTCGAAGACACCATCATCTTCTATTACGGGGATCACGGCTCGGGCATGCCGCGGCACAAGCGCTGGCCCTACGACAGCGGGCTGCATGTGCCAATGATCGTCTACTTCCCGAAGAAGTACGAGCATCTCGCTCCCGAAGAATATTCGGCTAATGGTGTCTCGGAACGACTCGTGAGTTTCGTGGATCTGGCTCCGACGGTGCTGAGCATCTGCGGGATCGAGCCTCCGAAGATGCTGCAGGGTTCAGCCTTCGCCGGGAAATTCGCCACCGAAGACCCCGACTACATCTATGGGTTCCGCGGACGCATGGATGAACGCATCGACCTGGTTCGCAGCGTGCGGAATGAGCGTTTCGTCTACCTCCGTCAGTTCCAGCCGCATCGTCCGTATGGCCAGTTCGTGCATTACATGTTCCAGACCCCGACCACGCGAGTCTGGTATCAGATGCATCTCGACGGCAAGCTGACACCGGAACAGGATCACTTCTGGCAAACCAAACCGGTGGAAGAACTGTACGACGTCGAAAACGATCCGGACGAAGTGAACAATCTCGCCGGTGATCCGGAATACAGAGACACGCTGAAAAAGATGCGAAACGCGCTCTTCAGCCACATGAATTCCACGCAGGACCTGGGCATCATTCCGGAAGCGGAACTGCATGCCCGCGTGCCCGAGGGATCGCCATACGACGCCCAGCGAAACGGACAGCTGCTGGACAATTACGGCGAAGTTCTGTTCGCGGCCGCTGCTGCTTCGCAGGCCCCGGTTGAATCGGCGACCAAAGAAACCATCCAGATGGCGTTCTCGCATCCCGAGAACACGGTTCGGTACTGGGCCTGCCAGTGGGCCTTGATCAACAAGGAAGATGGCGTGTCTCGCTCGCGGGATCAGCTGCTTCGACGTCTCGATGATGAGTCGTCGAGTGTCCGCGTCGCGGCAGCCGAAGCACTCGGACAGTACGGCAGGAAAGAGGACCTGCAGAAGTCGCTGGATGTGCTCGTTAAAGCCGCCAATCTGGAAGAGAGCGATGTCTACACGGCGATTGCTGCCTTGAACGCCCTCGACAACCTCGATGACAAAGCGTCATCGGTCCGTGATCAGATTGCGGACCTCCCCGCCAAGGTCAAGAAGATGCCGCCGCGTACCGATTCGTACGTGCCGCGACTTCTGCAGAAAACGCTGGCCGACCTGGATGGTGAACCGCTGCCGTAA
- a CDS encoding 50S ribosomal protein L25, with amino-acid sequence MSDDPKLAAQRRESLGSSATKKLRREGLIPGNIYGHKEETIAFAVSSDTLNPIIASGHKVVDFSLNGKEEKAIIKDVQWDTFSQFVQHFDLLRVDANERVSTEVEIVVRGIAPGVLAGGILEQTHHYLPIECPVIRLPEQIIIRVTDLKLGQAVHVSDLDLPKDCSTTLPGEEVVVHIVEPRKAPVTDEETEGSAEPEVVGADKDADEE; translated from the coding sequence ATGTCAGATGATCCCAAATTGGCAGCTCAGCGTCGCGAATCGCTGGGCAGTAGTGCGACCAAAAAACTTCGTCGCGAAGGTCTGATCCCAGGCAATATCTACGGTCACAAGGAAGAAACGATCGCGTTTGCTGTCTCTTCTGACACCTTGAACCCGATTATTGCCTCCGGCCACAAAGTGGTCGACTTTTCCCTGAATGGCAAGGAAGAGAAGGCCATTATTAAGGACGTTCAGTGGGACACCTTCTCCCAGTTCGTTCAGCACTTCGATCTGCTTCGCGTCGACGCCAACGAACGCGTCAGCACTGAAGTCGAGATCGTGGTTCGCGGTATCGCTCCAGGTGTCCTGGCCGGCGGCATCCTCGAACAGACTCACCACTACCTGCCGATCGAATGCCCCGTCATTCGTCTGCCGGAACAGATTATCATCCGCGTGACCGATCTCAAACTCGGTCAGGCCGTGCACGTCAGCGATCTCGATCTTCCGAAAGACTGTTCAACGACTCTTCCGGGTGAAGAAGTTGTTGTTCACATCGTCGAACCGCGGAAAGCCCCGGTCACAGACGAAGAAACCGAAGGCTCAGCTGAGCCGGAAGTTGTCGGAGCCGACAAGGACGCCGACGAAGAGTAA
- a CDS encoding glycogen debranching protein yields MINWHQTEGWHDPPGVSWIEKQEAWNFVLYAEKASRVLLMLFSQDDYYTPELVYEFDHFANKSGPVWHCRIPKSRAPKAFYYGYRVDGPQKNEAGFHRFDFDKLLLDPYARAVHFPPDFDRELAKKPGCNIGRAPLGVIDTDDAFDWGDDHYIRHDSDLVIYEMHVRGFTQNPNSGVPEVRRGTYAGIVDKIPHLRDLGVTAVELMPVFQYDPAEGNYWGYMPLNFFAPHHEYAMNHESRDVRDEFRTMVRELHKAGIEVILDVVYNHTCEGDDRGPNYSFKGIGNAMYYMPTPGANGKADFANFSGCGNTLDANRLAVKKLIVDSLKYWRDEMHVDGFRFDLASIFARRSDGSISMDRPPIFSQIVTAEDFLNVRLIAEPWDAAGTYQLGYSFPGWLWMQWNGRYRDALQRFVAGERGMVPELMTRIYGSADLFPDDIQHSCRPWQSVNYISSHDGSTLNDLVTYHGKYNWDNGEENRDGSHEFKWNCGHEGEEKTPVEVMHTRRRQVKNFLTLLMISNGSPMIRMGDEFMQTQHGNNNAYNQDNETSWVDWSRKEQFGDIFRFTKLIIEFRKSFNSICRSRFWRNEVSWYGPEGHCDLSANSQVLAFSLIGTQHDCRDLYVMINGSPNPVDFKIMEGSAITWKRIIDTALESPHDIAEPAGWQVLDKPTYEVRDRSIVVLCRDT; encoded by the coding sequence ATGATTAACTGGCATCAGACGGAGGGCTGGCACGATCCACCCGGAGTCAGCTGGATTGAAAAGCAGGAAGCCTGGAATTTCGTGCTGTATGCCGAAAAGGCATCCCGGGTCCTTCTGATGCTGTTCTCCCAGGACGACTACTACACCCCGGAGCTGGTGTACGAGTTCGATCACTTCGCCAATAAGTCCGGACCGGTCTGGCATTGCCGCATTCCGAAGTCGCGAGCGCCGAAAGCCTTCTACTACGGATACCGGGTCGACGGCCCTCAGAAGAACGAGGCGGGGTTCCATCGTTTCGACTTCGACAAGCTCCTGCTCGATCCGTACGCCCGCGCGGTCCACTTCCCGCCCGACTTCGACCGGGAGCTGGCCAAGAAGCCCGGCTGCAACATCGGCCGAGCGCCACTCGGGGTGATCGACACCGACGATGCGTTCGACTGGGGTGATGATCACTATATTCGCCACGATTCCGATCTCGTGATTTACGAGATGCATGTTCGCGGTTTCACACAGAATCCGAACTCCGGGGTCCCTGAAGTCCGACGCGGCACCTACGCGGGTATTGTCGACAAGATTCCACATCTTCGTGATCTCGGCGTGACGGCTGTCGAGCTGATGCCGGTCTTCCAGTACGACCCGGCCGAAGGGAATTACTGGGGTTACATGCCGTTGAACTTCTTCGCGCCGCATCACGAATACGCGATGAACCACGAAAGCCGCGATGTCCGGGATGAATTCCGAACGATGGTGCGTGAACTGCACAAAGCGGGCATCGAAGTCATTCTCGACGTGGTCTACAACCACACCTGTGAAGGCGACGATCGCGGCCCGAACTACAGCTTCAAGGGAATCGGCAATGCGATGTATTACATGCCGACCCCCGGCGCGAACGGAAAGGCGGACTTCGCGAACTTCTCCGGTTGCGGCAACACGCTCGACGCGAACAGGCTGGCGGTGAAAAAGCTGATCGTCGACAGCCTGAAGTACTGGCGGGACGAGATGCATGTCGACGGGTTCCGTTTCGATCTCGCATCGATCTTCGCCCGCCGCAGCGATGGTTCAATCTCGATGGATCGACCGCCAATCTTTTCGCAGATCGTCACAGCCGAAGACTTCCTCAACGTGCGGTTGATCGCCGAACCATGGGACGCGGCCGGAACCTATCAGCTCGGCTATTCGTTCCCCGGCTGGCTGTGGATGCAGTGGAATGGGCGCTATCGCGATGCGTTGCAGCGATTCGTCGCCGGCGAACGCGGCATGGTTCCCGAACTCATGACCCGGATCTACGGGAGTGCCGATCTGTTCCCCGATGACATTCAGCACTCCTGTCGGCCCTGGCAGTCGGTGAATTACATCTCATCTCACGATGGTTCCACGTTGAATGACCTGGTCACCTATCACGGAAAATACAACTGGGACAACGGCGAGGAGAATCGGGATGGCTCGCATGAGTTCAAGTGGAATTGCGGTCACGAAGGAGAAGAGAAAACTCCCGTCGAAGTCATGCACACGCGGAGGCGGCAGGTCAAGAATTTTCTGACATTGCTGATGATCTCTAATGGCTCCCCGATGATTCGCATGGGCGATGAGTTCATGCAGACCCAGCATGGGAACAACAACGCCTACAACCAGGACAACGAAACGAGCTGGGTCGACTGGTCCCGCAAAGAACAGTTCGGTGATATCTTCCGGTTCACGAAACTCATCATTGAGTTCCGGAAGTCTTTCAATTCCATCTGCCGGTCCCGCTTCTGGCGGAACGAAGTCAGCTGGTACGGACCAGAAGGGCATTGCGATCTGAGTGCGAATTCTCAGGTGCTGGCGTTCAGTCTGATTGGAACGCAGCACGATTGTCGGGACCTGTACGTGATGATCAACGGCTCGCCGAATCCGGTCGACTTCAAGATCATGGAAGGCTCCGCCATCACCTGGAAGCGGATTATCGATACCGCTCTCGAGTCCCCTCACGACATCGCTGAACCGGCAGGCTGGCAGGTTCTGGACAAGCCGACCTACGAAGTTCGCGATCGATCGATCGTTGTGCTCTGTCGGGATACGTAG
- the ssb gene encoding single-stranded DNA-binding protein, translating into MASFNRVILVGNLTRDPQVRYTTGGTAVSEIGLAVNRQWFDKQSNQKREETTFVDVTLWGRQAEVAGEYLSKGRPVLIEGRLQLDQWEDKQSGEKRSKLRVVGETMQLLGGRGEGGGGGAGGGGRPAGSQRSQGGGSSAHSSRDDDMPPSPVDSFYDSGPEDDVPF; encoded by the coding sequence ATGGCCAGCTTTAACCGGGTCATCCTTGTCGGAAACCTCACACGCGATCCACAGGTGCGTTACACCACCGGTGGAACGGCCGTCAGTGAGATTGGATTGGCCGTCAACCGTCAATGGTTTGACAAACAGTCGAACCAGAAGCGGGAAGAGACCACCTTCGTCGACGTCACACTTTGGGGACGCCAGGCGGAAGTGGCCGGCGAATATCTGTCCAAGGGACGCCCCGTGCTGATCGAAGGACGACTCCAGCTCGATCAGTGGGAAGACAAACAGTCGGGTGAGAAGCGCAGCAAACTTCGCGTTGTCGGTGAGACAATGCAGCTGCTGGGCGGACGTGGTGAAGGCGGCGGTGGTGGTGCAGGTGGCGGCGGACGTCCCGCGGGATCTCAGCGATCTCAAGGGGGCGGAAGCTCGGCTCACTCGTCTCGCGACGATGACATGCCCCCTTCTCCAGTCGACTCCTTTTACGACAGTGGCCCCGAAGACGACGTTCCGTTCTAA
- the rplI gene encoding 50S ribosomal protein L9 has translation MRQVKRRPVYSPRTRGAVELLLAENVPSLGEQGEIVRVKPGYARNYLLPHGLATIATDENKKAVEEHRARLQEVEKQRKGGARKLAESVSKYSVTLEANANEEGHLYGSILGADISKALIAAGYPVEPEHIRLDGPLKELGMYTVKLQLHPEVSSDVKVWVVPVSSRK, from the coding sequence ATGCGTCAAGTCAAACGTAGACCAGTTTATTCGCCACGCACCCGAGGTGCGGTCGAATTGCTGCTGGCAGAAAACGTTCCCTCTCTGGGTGAGCAGGGCGAAATCGTTCGCGTGAAGCCGGGTTACGCTCGCAACTACCTGCTGCCTCACGGACTGGCCACGATCGCCACCGATGAAAACAAGAAGGCTGTTGAAGAGCACCGTGCTCGCCTCCAGGAAGTCGAGAAGCAGCGTAAGGGCGGTGCCCGCAAGCTGGCCGAATCGGTCTCCAAGTACTCGGTGACCCTGGAAGCGAATGCCAACGAAGAAGGCCACCTGTACGGCTCCATTCTGGGTGCCGACATCAGCAAGGCCCTGATCGCCGCTGGTTATCCGGTTGAGCCGGAACACATTCGCCTCGACGGTCCGCTCAAGGAACTGGGCATGTACACCGTTAAGCTGCAGCTGCACCCCGAAGTCAGCTCAGACGTCAAAGTCTGGGTGGTGCCCGTCAGCAGCCGAAAGTAA
- the pth gene encoding aminoacyl-tRNA hydrolase — MKAVVGLGNPGRRYQGTRHNIGFLVLDELARRHAASPSSLRHDSEIKEIFLGGEKIVLAAPQTYMNLSGSAVASLVNFHKLPLEDLLVISDDLNLPPGQLRLRASGSSGGQKGLKDIALRLGTEDFARLRFGIGRPSGPMDISAYVLQKFSGDEDDIIQEAIQRAADGVELWIQSGAVEAMNRVNQKA, encoded by the coding sequence ATGAAAGCAGTCGTTGGCCTTGGAAATCCCGGACGCCGGTATCAGGGAACACGACATAACATCGGTTTCCTGGTCCTGGATGAACTGGCACGGCGTCACGCCGCCAGCCCGTCGTCCTTGCGACACGACTCGGAGATCAAAGAGATTTTCCTGGGAGGCGAGAAAATCGTTCTCGCTGCCCCGCAGACATATATGAACTTGAGCGGATCGGCAGTCGCCAGCCTGGTGAACTTTCACAAGTTGCCCCTGGAAGACCTGCTGGTCATCTCAGACGACCTGAATCTGCCTCCTGGACAACTTCGCCTCCGGGCTTCCGGTTCCAGTGGCGGGCAGAAAGGTCTCAAAGACATCGCCCTGCGACTCGGGACGGAGGATTTTGCCCGACTGCGTTTTGGCATCGGGCGTCCGAGTGGTCCGATGGACATCTCGGCATACGTCCTGCAGAAGTTCAGCGGAGATGAAGACGACATCATTCAGGAAGCGATCCAGCGAGCAGCCGATGGCGTGGAACTCTGGATTCAATCCGGAGCGGTGGAAGCCATGAATCGCGTTAATCAGAAGGCGTAA
- a CDS encoding SDR family NAD(P)-dependent oxidoreductase — translation MTASDSPSDKAMPEERFASLDSRAAMVTGSSSGIGRAIALELAAGGADVIVHYNSNRDGAEETARQIRDCGRRAVLLQADLSNEAAAGTLVEDAFTAFPQLDIWINNAGVDLLTGEARDWPYETKLQRLFEIDVRGTVLLSKSAGKRFMESKRGTIINIGWDQAERGMEGDSGELFATAKNAIMGFSRSLALSLAPDVRVNCVAPGWIRTAWGEGAGNTWQERVLRETPLKRWGTPEDIAHCVRFLVSVEANYLTGQVFYVNGGAER, via the coding sequence ATGACGGCTTCTGATTCCCCATCGGACAAAGCCATGCCGGAAGAACGATTCGCCAGTCTCGACAGCCGGGCCGCGATGGTAACCGGCTCGTCATCGGGCATCGGTCGAGCCATCGCGCTGGAACTCGCCGCCGGCGGAGCCGACGTGATTGTCCATTACAACAGCAACCGCGATGGAGCCGAGGAAACGGCCAGGCAAATCCGCGATTGCGGACGAAGAGCGGTTCTGTTGCAGGCCGATCTCAGCAATGAAGCCGCCGCCGGGACACTCGTCGAGGATGCCTTCACGGCTTTTCCTCAGCTCGACATCTGGATCAACAATGCCGGCGTCGATCTGCTGACTGGCGAAGCTCGTGACTGGCCCTACGAGACCAAACTGCAGCGTCTTTTCGAAATCGACGTGCGGGGCACGGTTCTGCTTTCAAAATCGGCCGGCAAGCGGTTCATGGAATCGAAGCGAGGCACGATCATCAACATTGGCTGGGATCAGGCCGAACGGGGCATGGAAGGCGATAGCGGTGAACTGTTCGCCACGGCCAAGAACGCCATTATGGGCTTTTCCCGCTCCCTGGCTCTTTCGCTTGCTCCGGATGTTCGCGTGAACTGCGTCGCCCCGGGATGGATTCGCACCGCGTGGGGGGAAGGCGCCGGCAATACGTGGCAGGAGCGGGTTCTTCGAGAAACGCCGCTCAAACGCTGGGGGACTCCTGAAGATATCGCCCACTGCGTGCGGTTTCTGGTGTCCGTTGAGGCGAACTATCTGACCGGGCAGGTGTTCTACGTTAATGGCGGGGCCGAACGCTGA
- a CDS encoding LptF/LptG family permease: MRLLQRYITLELLRVFVMVLLAISILLVFVGVFQQATENGLGPMEVLQILPYVIYSLLPITIPATMLLTVTVVYGRMSGDQELIAARAAGINLLSLLWPSLLMGACLSVGSLVLTDQVIPWSIDKIQETVLLKMEKIFLDQLRSDHQFIDANGGLVITVMDIDDKTLVKPTIRYTTKNGRTFTIQADSANIHFNLQERLAKIRVVGGYIHMSDGRGAWIREEEYPFPLPMIDKQRKARHMAAQDITTELARLKDVEEYRTSERAISAAMSLTTGRFEEFTMQDFTDLIQGEMVDTQRRHKLAAEYHGRFAMAGSCFFFVLVGSPFSIIQAKKQFLTTFFIVFMPIVFIYYPMVMLSMNQAKNGTLDAAWVMWVANAVTGVVGLYLLRRVMQN; this comes from the coding sequence ATGCGTCTGTTACAGCGATACATCACGCTCGAGCTGCTACGCGTCTTCGTCATGGTCCTGCTGGCCATTTCGATTTTGCTGGTCTTCGTTGGCGTGTTCCAACAGGCGACCGAAAACGGCCTGGGGCCAATGGAAGTGCTGCAGATCCTTCCCTATGTGATCTACAGCCTTCTGCCGATCACCATTCCGGCCACCATGCTGCTCACGGTAACGGTCGTGTATGGACGCATGTCGGGAGACCAGGAACTGATTGCCGCCCGAGCCGCAGGCATTAATCTCCTCTCGCTGCTCTGGCCTTCCCTGCTAATGGGAGCCTGCCTGAGCGTCGGATCACTCGTCCTGACCGACCAGGTCATTCCCTGGTCGATCGACAAGATTCAGGAAACCGTGCTCCTGAAGATGGAAAAGATCTTTCTCGATCAGCTTCGCAGCGATCACCAGTTCATCGACGCCAATGGCGGGCTGGTCATCACCGTGATGGACATCGATGACAAGACGCTCGTCAAGCCGACAATTCGCTACACGACCAAGAACGGACGCACGTTTACCATCCAGGCCGACTCAGCCAACATTCATTTCAACCTGCAGGAGCGGCTCGCCAAGATTCGCGTCGTCGGCGGATATATCCACATGTCTGACGGACGGGGCGCGTGGATTCGTGAAGAAGAATATCCGTTCCCGTTGCCGATGATCGACAAGCAACGCAAGGCGCGTCACATGGCCGCTCAAGACATCACCACCGAGCTGGCCAGATTGAAGGACGTCGAAGAGTATCGGACGTCCGAGCGGGCAATTTCAGCCGCCATGAGTCTGACGACCGGACGTTTCGAAGAGTTCACGATGCAGGACTTCACAGACCTGATTCAGGGCGAAATGGTCGATACGCAACGGCGGCATAAGCTGGCGGCCGAATATCACGGGCGATTCGCGATGGCGGGCAGCTGCTTTTTCTTCGTCCTGGTGGGGAGTCCGTTCTCAATCATTCAGGCCAAGAAACAGTTTCTCACCACGTTCTTCATCGTGTTCATGCCAATCGTGTTCATTTACTACCCGATGGTCATGCTCTCAATGAACCAGGCGAAGAATGGCACTCTCGATGCCGCCTGGGTCATGTGGGTCGCCAACGCGGTCACAGGTGTCGTCGGTCTGTATCTGCTCCGCAGGGTGATGCAGAACTAG
- the rpsF gene encoding 30S ribosomal protein S6 produces the protein MALRSYEIMFLLDSGKYATDPDGVTAEIHGMLEKIGAEIVTARPWMDGKLAYPIEGHRKGLHYLTYVKADSNEVPKLQRMCRLSNVVLRYMCIVPPEQLFEPMSHALLDEHASHGHSEEGEGGSEEGEKNEKSEKSEENKSEEAANA, from the coding sequence TTGGCACTGCGCAGTTATGAAATCATGTTTCTGCTGGACAGCGGAAAATACGCAACGGATCCAGATGGCGTAACTGCCGAGATTCACGGGATGCTCGAGAAAATCGGAGCAGAAATCGTGACGGCTCGTCCCTGGATGGATGGCAAACTGGCTTACCCGATCGAAGGGCACCGCAAAGGTCTGCACTATCTGACCTACGTCAAAGCCGACTCGAACGAAGTGCCGAAGTTGCAGCGTATGTGTCGCCTGAGCAACGTCGTGCTCCGCTACATGTGCATCGTTCCGCCTGAACAGCTGTTCGAGCCGATGTCTCACGCTCTGCTTGACGAGCACGCCAGCCACGGCCATTCCGAAGAGGGAGAAGGCGGCAGCGAAGAGGGCGAGAAGAACGAAAAAAGCGAGAAGAGCGAAGAGAACAAATCAGAAGAAGCCGCAAACGCCTGA
- the dnaB gene encoding replicative DNA helicase: protein MSTDTKQNAMQSLTSMRPPSNVDAENSVLGCLMLVNDTVDQVLGILHVDQFYDDQNRRIFGTITEMYERGDRGIDAVTLANELSKRGSLDSAGGVAKLLEIMETVPHAAHAEYYAKIVREKWLQRQLIYTCNEILKEAHHSPDDINDILSRSEQKIFQIAEQQESLSRIDMRSILMETWDRINSRRDQEGTVSGLHSGFLGLNELTSGYQPSELIILAARPSMGKTAFVCNSTLAVSGIAKSGVLLFSLEQSKAELAERLLCIHARVDGHKVRQGNLDEMDHHALLEASTELSQFPIYIDDAPGRTMSQIAAVSRRMKRQHDIGIVIIDYLQLIEAEDKNQPREQQISSITRRLKFLAKDLDIPVIALAQLNRGVEQREDKRPRLADLRESGAIEQDADVVMFLHRPEAYDPEDRPGEAFVIVAKNRSGPIGDAHLTWVKQQLRFADYSPLSQPEGGWVDDGF, encoded by the coding sequence ATGTCGACCGACACAAAACAGAATGCGATGCAGAGCCTGACCAGCATGCGTCCTCCCAGCAATGTGGATGCTGAGAACAGTGTTCTCGGCTGCCTGATGCTGGTGAATGATACCGTCGATCAGGTGCTCGGCATCCTGCATGTCGACCAGTTCTACGACGATCAGAACCGCCGGATCTTCGGTACGATCACCGAGATGTACGAGCGGGGTGACCGCGGCATCGATGCGGTCACGCTCGCCAACGAGCTGAGCAAACGCGGTTCTCTCGATTCGGCCGGCGGTGTCGCCAAGTTGCTCGAAATCATGGAGACGGTGCCCCACGCCGCCCATGCCGAGTACTACGCGAAAATTGTTCGGGAAAAGTGGCTCCAGAGGCAGCTCATTTACACCTGCAATGAGATCCTGAAGGAAGCTCACCACTCGCCGGACGATATCAACGATATTCTCTCCCGCTCCGAGCAGAAGATCTTCCAGATCGCCGAGCAGCAGGAATCGCTCAGTCGGATCGACATGCGATCGATCCTCATGGAAACCTGGGACCGCATCAACAGCCGCCGTGACCAGGAAGGAACCGTTAGTGGACTTCACTCCGGCTTCCTCGGACTCAATGAACTGACAAGCGGCTATCAGCCTTCGGAACTCATTATTCTTGCCGCCCGCCCTTCCATGGGAAAAACGGCGTTTGTCTGTAACTCGACCCTGGCCGTTTCCGGCATCGCCAAGAGTGGGGTCCTGCTCTTCAGTCTCGAACAGTCGAAAGCGGAGCTTGCCGAACGTCTGCTCTGTATCCACGCCCGCGTCGATGGTCACAAGGTTCGTCAGGGTAATCTCGACGAGATGGATCACCATGCCCTGCTGGAAGCATCGACCGAACTGAGCCAGTTCCCGATTTACATCGACGACGCCCCCGGACGAACCATGTCCCAAATCGCGGCGGTTTCACGTCGTATGAAGCGCCAGCACGATATCGGCATCGTGATCATCGACTACCTGCAGCTCATCGAAGCCGAGGACAAGAATCAGCCTCGTGAACAGCAGATTTCGTCGATCACCCGGCGACTGAAGTTCCTGGCCAAGGACCTCGATATTCCGGTGATCGCTCTGGCCCAGTTGAACCGAGGCGTGGAACAGCGGGAAGACAAACGACCGCGACTGGCCGACCTGCGAGAATCGGGGGCCATTGAACAGGATGCCGACGTCGTAATGTTCCTGCATCGTCCGGAAGCCTACGATCCGGAGGACCGCCCGGGCGAGGCGTTCGTGATTGTCGCCAAGAACCGAAGTGGTCCGATTGGTGACGCCCACCTGACCTGGGTGAAACAGCAATTGCGATTCGCCGATTACAGTCCATTGTCTCAGCCCGAAGGGGGATGGGTCGATGACGGCTTCTGA